Proteins encoded together in one Prevotella scopos JCM 17725 window:
- a CDS encoding DEAD/DEAH box helicase, with the protein MKTFEELGVSEEIRRAISELGFENPMPVQEEVIPYLLGNRNDVIALAQTGTGKTAAFGLPLLQRIDTSSKETQAIVLSPTRELCLQIADDLKEFSKYIPHLHIAAVYGGASIDTQIRQLRHGVQIIVATPGRLIDLMHRGKARLDKVRNVVLDEADEMLNMGFQESITEILTGVPEDRNTLLFSATMSREVERVAKGYLHDYKEIVVGSRNEGAESVNHIYYMVNARDKYLALKRLVDFYPKIYAIVFCRTKVETQEIADKLIKDGYNAEALHGDLSQQQRDLTMQKFRSHLTQILVATDVAARGLDVNDLTHVINYGLPDDIENYTHRSGRTGRAGKKGTSISIIHSREKYKVRNIEREISKEFVDGTLPSPEEICKKQLFKTMDDILKTDVDEDQIAPYMKDINRQFEYIDKEVVIKKIVSATFGRFLDYYKNAQEIEKPSSRSAREDSRGARGEGRGSRSRGPRKAESGYKRLFINLGKADGFYPGEVMQFINKNVHGKQAVGHIDLLAKQSYIEVPEQDAQKVMQSLDGATYKGRKVRCNDAEEGGHGRSSNGRSAGGNGRSAGSRGGYGSRGEGRQESRERKGRGRRQYDENSFGGQHKFKKDDWKELMKGSPAKLKGDEPDFSEEGWARRRPKK; encoded by the coding sequence TTGAAGACATTTGAAGAGTTAGGTGTGAGCGAAGAGATTCGTCGCGCCATTAGTGAGCTTGGATTTGAAAATCCAATGCCTGTACAAGAAGAAGTAATCCCTTATTTACTTGGTAATCGTAACGACGTCATCGCACTGGCACAGACTGGTACGGGTAAGACGGCTGCATTCGGTTTGCCTTTGCTGCAACGTATTGATACAAGCAGCAAGGAGACGCAGGCTATCGTGCTGAGTCCTACGCGTGAACTTTGTTTGCAGATTGCCGATGACCTAAAGGAATTCAGTAAGTATATCCCTCATCTACATATCGCAGCTGTCTATGGTGGTGCATCTATTGATACACAGATTCGCCAGTTGCGCCATGGTGTACAGATTATCGTGGCTACACCGGGCCGACTAATAGACCTTATGCACCGTGGGAAGGCTCGCCTTGACAAGGTTAGAAACGTTGTTTTGGACGAGGCTGACGAGATGCTGAACATGGGTTTCCAAGAGAGTATCACTGAAATATTGACCGGTGTACCTGAAGATCGTAACACATTGTTGTTCTCGGCTACGATGAGTCGTGAGGTAGAGCGTGTTGCAAAGGGTTATCTACATGACTATAAAGAGATTGTAGTGGGTAGCCGTAACGAGGGTGCTGAGAGTGTAAACCATATTTATTATATGGTGAATGCACGCGACAAGTACCTTGCCTTGAAGCGATTGGTTGACTTCTATCCAAAGATTTATGCGATTGTATTCTGCCGTACAAAGGTTGAGACACAGGAGATTGCTGACAAGTTGATTAAGGACGGATATAATGCCGAGGCGTTGCATGGCGACCTCTCGCAGCAGCAGCGTGACCTCACGATGCAGAAGTTCCGCTCACATCTCACACAGATTCTCGTGGCAACAGACGTTGCAGCACGTGGATTGGATGTGAACGACTTGACACACGTTATCAACTATGGTCTGCCTGATGATATCGAGAACTATACCCACCGCTCTGGCCGTACGGGTCGTGCAGGCAAGAAGGGTACTTCTATCTCGATTATTCACTCACGTGAGAAATATAAGGTACGTAATATTGAACGCGAAATCAGTAAAGAGTTTGTTGACGGAACACTACCTTCACCAGAGGAAATCTGCAAGAAGCAGCTGTTTAAGACAATGGATGACATCCTGAAGACAGACGTTGATGAGGACCAGATTGCACCTTACATGAAGGATATCAACCGCCAATTCGAGTATATCGATAAGGAGGTTGTCATCAAGAAGATTGTTTCTGCAACCTTCGGTCGCTTCCTTGACTATTATAAGAATGCTCAGGAGATCGAGAAGCCATCGTCACGTAGTGCACGTGAAGATAGCCGTGGCGCAAGAGGCGAAGGCAGAGGAAGCCGCAGCCGTGGTCCACGTAAGGCGGAGAGTGGTTATAAGCGACTCTTTATCAATCTCGGTAAGGCAGATGGTTTCTATCCGGGTGAGGTGATGCAGTTCATCAATAAGAATGTACATGGTAAGCAGGCAGTAGGACATATCGACCTCCTTGCTAAGCAGAGCTACATCGAAGTGCCAGAGCAGGATGCTCAGAAAGTGATGCAGTCATTGGACGGTGCAACCTATAAAGGTCGTAAGGTGCGTTGTAACGATGCTGAAGAAGGTGGTCACGGTCGCTCATCTAATGGTCGTTCAGCAGGTGGCAATGGTCGCTCTGCAGGCAGTCGTGGTGGTTACGGCAGCCGTGGCGAGGGTCGTCAGGAGTCTCGTGAGCGCAAGGGCCGTGGTCGTCGCCAGTATGATGAGAATTCTTTCGGAGGACAGCATAAGTTCAAGAAAGATGATTGGAAGGAACTTATGAAGGGTAGCCCAGCTAAGCTAAAGGGCGATGAACCAGACTTCTCTGAGGAAGGTTGGGCAAGACGCAGACCAAAGAAGTAA
- a CDS encoding S46 family peptidase → MKKSTLLIAGLLALGSTTMHADEGMWTLYNLPNAVYEQMVAEGFQLPENMLYGAPNAISNSVINFSGFCSGVVVSPNGLVFTNHHCGFSAINALSTVEHDYMKDGFYAKSYAEELPSKDLFVSFMKKQEDITPRVNKLIAGKNAEQTEAIIDSLTNHLTDSIKTIDKTLHISVDAFYEGNKYYATTYQDFQDVRLVFTVPKSMGKFGGETDNWMWPRQTSDFSVFRIYADPKTNGPAAYSKDNVPYKPANWAPVSLEGYKDKDFAMTIGYPGSTNRYLSSFGIQQRRDIENTVRVQVRDIKLAIMKKYMDKNEKTRLQYENKYVTSANYWKNSIGMNKCIDSIGLIRQKAEYEAKIQRWLDEKTVKDPAVNVDLKKLSNLYKESAEPALVQAYWNESFWKVSELIQRALDITRGAIEPQGPKDDESAQYVQFKDNSSDWNLALDKEMTAAMLKNYAEHVPTAYRPEVFNVIKTKFGNNYKKYTDWLYANSKLLVKDHKFYNDEKTLNDPGIQLGVELVMLYQQVTTNYVSKIEAIEQEEKKLCEAKVQMEMDMPHYSDANFTMRMSYGQVGGYMIGGFDSNYYTTAESLVEKMKLGKKLEDYKVEPIMMDLMSAKDFGRYADKTTGKMQLCFLTNNDITGGNSGSPMFDGKGRLIGLAFDGNWDSLSSDINFDRKLARCIGVDIRFVLYLMDKWGHADRLLQEINPQ, encoded by the coding sequence ATGAAGAAATCGACTTTACTTATTGCCGGACTTCTCGCATTGGGTAGTACAACCATGCACGCCGACGAGGGTATGTGGACGCTTTACAATTTGCCAAATGCCGTCTACGAACAAATGGTAGCCGAAGGATTCCAATTGCCTGAAAACATGCTTTACGGCGCACCTAACGCTATCAGCAATTCTGTAATCAACTTCTCTGGCTTCTGCTCAGGTGTTGTTGTATCACCAAATGGTCTTGTCTTCACTAATCATCATTGTGGATTCAGTGCAATTAATGCCCTTTCCACCGTTGAACATGATTATATGAAGGATGGTTTCTATGCAAAAAGCTATGCAGAGGAACTCCCAAGTAAGGACTTGTTTGTTTCCTTTATGAAGAAGCAGGAGGATATTACTCCTCGTGTTAATAAGCTTATTGCAGGGAAGAATGCTGAACAGACAGAGGCGATTATCGATTCTCTTACAAATCATTTGACCGACTCTATCAAGACCATTGATAAGACTTTGCATATCAGTGTAGATGCTTTCTACGAGGGAAATAAGTATTATGCCACTACATATCAGGACTTCCAAGACGTACGTTTGGTGTTCACTGTACCAAAGAGTATGGGTAAGTTCGGTGGTGAAACAGACAACTGGATGTGGCCACGACAGACAAGTGACTTCTCAGTGTTCCGTATTTATGCCGATCCTAAGACCAACGGACCAGCTGCCTACTCAAAGGATAATGTGCCTTATAAGCCAGCTAACTGGGCTCCTGTAAGTCTTGAGGGTTATAAGGATAAGGATTTTGCAATGACAATTGGCTATCCTGGCTCTACTAATCGTTACTTGTCTTCGTTCGGTATACAGCAGCGTCGAGACATTGAAAACACTGTTCGTGTACAAGTTCGTGATATCAAGCTCGCTATTATGAAGAAGTACATGGATAAGAACGAGAAGACTCGTCTCCAATATGAGAACAAGTACGTTACATCAGCTAACTACTGGAAAAACTCTATTGGTATGAATAAATGTATTGATTCCATCGGTTTGATTCGTCAGAAGGCTGAATATGAGGCTAAGATACAGAGATGGTTGGATGAAAAGACCGTGAAGGACCCTGCTGTAAATGTTGATCTCAAGAAGTTAAGCAACCTTTATAAGGAGAGTGCTGAGCCTGCTTTGGTTCAAGCTTACTGGAACGAGTCATTCTGGAAGGTGTCTGAATTGATTCAGAGAGCCTTGGATATCACCCGTGGCGCTATCGAACCACAAGGTCCTAAGGATGATGAATCAGCACAGTATGTACAGTTTAAGGACAATAGTAGCGACTGGAACTTAGCCCTTGATAAGGAAATGACAGCCGCTATGTTGAAGAACTATGCTGAACACGTACCTACTGCATATCGTCCAGAAGTATTTAATGTTATCAAAACAAAGTTCGGTAACAATTATAAGAAGTACACTGACTGGCTCTATGCAAACAGTAAACTACTCGTTAAGGACCATAAGTTCTATAATGATGAGAAGACACTCAACGACCCAGGTATACAGCTTGGAGTAGAACTCGTGATGCTCTATCAGCAAGTTACGACCAACTATGTTAGCAAGATAGAAGCTATCGAGCAGGAAGAGAAGAAACTTTGCGAGGCAAAGGTACAGATGGAGATGGATATGCCACATTATAGTGATGCTAACTTCACCATGCGTATGTCTTATGGACAGGTGGGTGGCTATATGATTGGTGGCTTCGATAGCAACTACTACACAACTGCTGAGAGTCTTGTTGAGAAGATGAAGTTAGGTAAGAAACTTGAGGATTACAAGGTTGAGCCTATCATGATGGACCTTATGAGTGCTAAGGACTTCGGTCGTTATGCTGATAAGACAACAGGTAAGATGCAGCTTTGCTTCCTTACTAACAATGATATCACTGGTGGTAACTCAGGTTCTCCAATGTTCGATGGTAAGGGTCGCCTTATTGGTCTTGCTTTCGACGGTAACTGGGATAGCCTTTCAAGCGATATCAACTTCGATCGCAAGCTCGCACGTTGTATTGGTGTTGACATCCGTTTCGTCCTCTACCTGATGGATAAGTGGGGTCACGCTGACCGTCTGCTGCAGGAAATCAACCCACAGTAA
- a CDS encoding oligosaccharide flippase family protein, whose amino-acid sequence MANLKSLAKDTAIYGLSSIIGRFLNYLLVPLYTAKISAASGGYGVITNIYAYTALLLVVLTYGMETTFFRYANKTDQDPKKVYSTTLSLVGLSSLLFIAMVFVFLQPICDFMGYSEHPSYVWVMAITVATDAFQAIPFAYLRYKKRPIKFATFKLLFIALNIILNLGYYLVLGGHEVGYAFYINLVCTTTITFCFWKELKDGFFSGGKLLDMPLAKKMLSYTWPILFLGIAGILNQTAGYILFPYVYKNSDAHTQLGIFGAASKIAMIMSMITQAFRYAYEPFVFGKARDKDNKETYARAMKFFIIFTLLAFLVVMGYMDILRHIIGRDYWVGLQVVPIVMAGGIMTGVYFNLSFWYKLIDKTIWGAYFSGIGCAVIIGINVIFVPKYGYIACAWAGFLGNATAMVLSYIVGQRKYPINYPLKSIFVYLLIAGLFFAIITYTNANLPVPAALGINTLVIILFIAHVLYHDFPLQQLRNRFAKK is encoded by the coding sequence ATGGCAAATTTAAAATCACTTGCAAAAGACACTGCTATCTACGGATTGAGCAGTATCATCGGAAGGTTCTTAAACTACCTTCTTGTACCCCTCTATACAGCGAAAATTAGTGCAGCGAGCGGTGGCTATGGTGTTATCACAAACATCTATGCCTATACTGCGTTGCTGTTGGTCGTTTTGACCTATGGAATGGAGACGACCTTCTTCCGTTATGCCAATAAGACTGACCAAGATCCGAAGAAGGTTTACTCTACTACTTTGTCTTTGGTAGGTCTTTCTTCACTGCTATTCATCGCAATGGTCTTCGTCTTCTTGCAGCCTATCTGTGACTTTATGGGTTACTCGGAACATCCGTCGTATGTGTGGGTAATGGCTATCACGGTGGCGACAGATGCCTTTCAGGCTATTCCTTTTGCCTATCTCAGATATAAGAAGCGTCCGATTAAGTTTGCTACTTTCAAACTATTGTTCATTGCTTTGAACATCATTTTGAATCTTGGTTACTATCTTGTTCTTGGCGGTCATGAAGTCGGTTACGCCTTCTATATTAACCTTGTATGTACAACGACTATCACCTTCTGTTTCTGGAAAGAGCTAAAAGATGGTTTCTTCTCAGGCGGTAAGTTGCTTGATATGCCTTTGGCAAAGAAGATGTTGTCTTATACTTGGCCAATTCTATTCCTTGGTATTGCCGGTATTCTTAATCAGACAGCAGGTTACATCCTCTTCCCATACGTCTATAAGAATAGTGATGCACATACACAGTTGGGTATCTTCGGTGCTGCAAGTAAGATAGCAATGATTATGTCGATGATTACACAGGCTTTCCGTTATGCCTACGAGCCATTCGTTTTTGGTAAGGCACGCGACAAAGACAATAAGGAAACCTATGCAAGAGCGATGAAGTTCTTTATCATCTTCACGCTTTTAGCCTTCCTTGTTGTGATGGGTTATATGGATATCCTACGTCATATCATTGGCCGTGACTACTGGGTAGGACTACAGGTTGTACCTATCGTGATGGCTGGAGGTATTATGACGGGCGTCTATTTCAATCTAAGTTTCTGGTATAAGCTCATCGACAAAACCATTTGGGGAGCCTACTTCTCTGGCATCGGCTGTGCTGTAATCATCGGAATCAACGTGATATTCGTACCAAAATATGGTTACATTGCTTGTGCTTGGGCAGGATTCTTGGGCAATGCCACAGCGATGGTACTATCTTATATCGTTGGTCAGCGTAAATACCCTATCAACTATCCACTGAAGAGTATCTTTGTCTATCTACTGATAGCAGGTTTGTTCTTTGCCATCATCACTTATACTAACGCCAACCTTCCTGTTCCTGCGGCATTGGGAATTAACACCTTGGTGATTATTCTCTTCATAGCTCACGTGTTATACCACGATTTCCCGTTACAACAATTACGCAATCGGTTTGCAAAGAAATAA
- a CDS encoding nucleoside recognition domain-containing protein encodes MALNYIWVGFFLIAFVFGIISLLMGDTTIFEKMMNSTFDSSKNAFTTSIGLTGVLTLWLGIMKIGEKAGVVNVLARMLSPFFSKLFPDIPKNHPVMGSIFMNIASNMLGLDNAATPTGLKAMAQMQELNTKKDTATNPMIMFLVLNTSGLTLIPTTILGYRSMNGAAQPMDVFIPILLATTVATIAGILITAAWQRINIFQPTLFLGLVGIIGFVGLLIWGFGQMDKQMTNTVSSVASNLIVMSIIMLFIVVALLRKVNVYDAFIEGAKDGFQTAVRIIPYLVAILVAVGVFRASGAMDLLIQGIKWCVEQCGLDTRFVDALPTAFMKPLSGSGARGLMLESMKTFGVDSFVGRLSCIFQGSTDTTFYILAVYFGSIGIRYTRHALACGLLADLAGVIAAITICYIFF; translated from the coding sequence ATGGCACTGAACTATATTTGGGTAGGATTCTTCCTAATAGCCTTCGTCTTCGGCATTATCTCTCTGTTGATGGGCGATACAACAATATTTGAAAAAATGATGAATTCTACCTTTGATTCATCTAAGAATGCCTTTACAACATCAATAGGCTTAACAGGAGTCTTGACGCTATGGTTGGGAATCATGAAGATTGGCGAAAAGGCTGGTGTTGTCAATGTTCTTGCACGTATGCTCAGCCCCTTCTTCTCAAAACTCTTCCCTGATATCCCTAAGAATCACCCTGTTATGGGTTCTATCTTTATGAATATTGCATCGAATATGTTAGGGCTTGATAATGCAGCTACGCCTACTGGACTGAAGGCAATGGCGCAGATGCAAGAGTTGAACACAAAGAAGGACACGGCAACTAACCCGATGATAATGTTCTTAGTATTGAATACTTCGGGTCTGACGCTCATCCCTACGACCATTCTCGGCTATCGAAGCATGAACGGTGCAGCACAACCTATGGATGTGTTTATCCCAATTCTGTTGGCAACAACGGTAGCTACGATAGCTGGTATTCTCATTACGGCAGCTTGGCAACGTATCAATATTTTCCAACCAACATTGTTTTTGGGGCTTGTTGGTATTATAGGCTTTGTCGGATTGTTAATTTGGGGATTCGGACAGATGGATAAGCAGATGACGAATACGGTGTCATCTGTTGCTTCTAACTTGATTGTCATGTCGATAATCATGCTTTTCATCGTTGTGGCGCTATTACGGAAAGTGAATGTTTATGATGCTTTCATCGAAGGAGCGAAGGATGGATTCCAAACCGCAGTACGCATTATTCCTTATCTGGTAGCTATCCTTGTGGCTGTAGGAGTGTTCCGTGCTTCGGGTGCAATGGACCTTTTGATACAGGGAATTAAGTGGTGTGTGGAGCAGTGCGGACTTGACACAAGATTCGTAGATGCACTCCCAACTGCTTTTATGAAGCCGCTTTCTGGTAGTGGCGCACGTGGTCTTATGTTGGAATCAATGAAGACTTTTGGTGTTGACTCATTCGTTGGCAGATTGAGTTGTATCTTCCAAGGTTCAACAGATACTACTTTCTATATCTTGGCGGTTTACTTCGGAAGCATCGGAATAAGATATACACGGCACGCACTGGCTTGTGGACTATTAGCCGATTTGGCTGGTGTAATAGCTGCAATTACAATCTGCTATATATTCTTTTAG
- a CDS encoding glycoside hydrolase family 16 protein, producing the protein MKKTGITLCGLYLSLSTLSAQVTENTAPAIPGWNYYGGDEFNGNKIDNTRWGIYGDPKYHYKFDDYGNNKNQGSVQYYRSDMIKVKDGVAYITASREPLLTGRRRDGQNDPAGIDYSVRLQSPFKPKHDFGKYGWWSGALSSRNANEANMAQGVGIDKGTYYPLYSRIEIKAKIPYEFGTWMALWLRHCNGANTFEIDLQEFFVNEDRRDPMKEKGFYLHQTVHGLNYDDKTSDGKPKTTYNNNYREDRIKEIDFDPAQDFHVYGAQIDPEPSDPKNLVVTFLLDGRVRSVFRTKAYMSKDTRHPYKYNALLAENYSIFGEDRVWDVAITGQVGGKAYKKDTVIEPEMYPYKGFGGTLYPELNPKYGGDINKTPKEYVTEIDWLRVYKRASELLWVGSLPDKEDYAHRNDRTLSLNIPADKFANLKTGDQLIMDVAALNVTENVKLDLFDKYGKAIATLKPEVTPNDAQVTFVVTDELRNKLRNEGCVIKGENVRLFTVNRSSKEKALWSGFKEMHWGETIVPKEQFANIGDGQEIEIVVRDVKPGAKVYLRQNTKIPGESKRPKLSFRELYGHIINLKEGNDESTYTLQLEPNVVRDLKEKGLVITGQGFYLRSVNIIGKSSSNTITGINKIANTEQNDGTVYSITGTKVRDANEKGQLPRGIYIINGKKVVVK; encoded by the coding sequence ATGAAAAAAACAGGAATAACGCTTTGCGGATTGTACTTAAGCCTCTCTACGCTATCTGCACAGGTAACAGAAAACACTGCGCCAGCTATACCAGGTTGGAATTACTATGGAGGCGACGAGTTTAATGGTAACAAAATTGATAATACTCGTTGGGGTATCTATGGTGACCCAAAGTACCATTATAAGTTTGACGATTATGGTAATAACAAAAATCAGGGTAGCGTACAGTATTATCGTTCGGACATGATCAAGGTGAAAGATGGTGTAGCGTATATCACCGCTTCACGTGAACCTCTTTTAACCGGACGCCGTCGTGATGGGCAAAACGACCCTGCAGGAATCGATTATAGTGTAAGACTGCAGTCTCCTTTTAAGCCTAAACACGACTTTGGAAAGTATGGTTGGTGGTCTGGTGCACTCTCAAGTCGTAATGCTAACGAGGCTAATATGGCTCAGGGAGTTGGCATTGACAAAGGAACATACTACCCACTTTACTCACGCATAGAGATAAAAGCAAAGATACCTTATGAGTTTGGTACATGGATGGCATTATGGTTACGTCACTGTAATGGAGCAAATACGTTTGAGATTGACTTACAGGAGTTTTTTGTAAATGAAGATCGAAGAGATCCAATGAAAGAAAAAGGCTTTTATTTGCATCAAACAGTCCATGGTTTGAACTATGATGACAAAACAAGTGACGGAAAGCCAAAGACAACCTACAATAATAATTACAGAGAAGATCGTATAAAAGAGATTGACTTTGATCCTGCACAGGACTTCCATGTATATGGTGCACAGATAGACCCAGAACCTAGTGACCCTAAGAACTTAGTAGTTACATTCCTTTTGGATGGAAGGGTAAGATCTGTTTTCCGTACAAAAGCCTATATGTCAAAGGATACTAGACATCCATACAAATATAATGCACTTTTAGCAGAAAACTATTCAATCTTTGGAGAAGACCGTGTTTGGGATGTTGCCATCACCGGACAGGTTGGAGGTAAGGCATACAAAAAGGACACGGTAATTGAGCCAGAAATGTATCCATATAAAGGTTTTGGAGGTACTTTGTATCCAGAATTAAACCCTAAATATGGTGGTGATATCAATAAGACACCTAAGGAGTATGTCACTGAAATCGATTGGTTACGCGTTTACAAACGTGCTAGCGAACTCCTTTGGGTTGGGTCGCTACCAGACAAAGAAGATTATGCGCACAGAAATGACAGAACTTTAAGTCTGAACATTCCAGCTGACAAGTTTGCCAACTTGAAGACAGGCGATCAGTTGATTATGGATGTAGCAGCTCTAAATGTAACAGAGAATGTAAAGCTTGACCTATTTGACAAATATGGGAAAGCTATCGCTACATTAAAACCAGAAGTCACACCTAATGATGCACAAGTAACTTTTGTTGTAACAGATGAACTTCGCAACAAACTAAGAAATGAGGGGTGCGTGATAAAAGGAGAGAATGTCCGTTTATTCACAGTAAATCGTTCATCAAAAGAAAAGGCACTTTGGAGTGGATTTAAAGAAATGCATTGGGGCGAGACGATTGTTCCTAAAGAGCAATTTGCTAATATTGGTGATGGTCAGGAAATTGAGATTGTAGTGAGAGATGTTAAACCAGGTGCAAAGGTTTATCTACGACAGAACACGAAGATACCTGGTGAATCAAAGAGACCTAAACTCTCATTTAGAGAATTGTATGGCCATATTATCAATCTTAAAGAAGGCAATGATGAAAGCACCTATACTCTCCAACTCGAACCAAATGTTGTTCGTGATTTGAAAGAAAAAGGCTTAGTCATTACAGGACAAGGTTTCTACTTGCGTAGTGTTAATATTATTGGTAAGAGTTCATCCAATACTATTACCGGTATAAACAAGATAGCTAACACTGAACAAAACGATGGCACAGTTTATTCTATCACTGGTACAAAGGTAAGAGACGCAAATGAAAAAGGCCAATTACCGCGTGGTATCTACATTATTAATGGCAAGAAAGTCGTAGTAAAATAA
- a CDS encoding TIGR00730 family Rossman fold protein has translation MNIAVFCSANNNIDPDYFRAAEELGQWIGENGHTLVYGGGNSGLMECIGKAVHEAGGRTIGVIPRIMEEGRRMSDYVDIEIPCEDLSDRKTIMMERSDEFYALPGGIGTIDEVFTVAAAATIGYHRKKVTLLNVKGFWDSMIALLNDHQQKGMIRGKFQDFIEVKDIKDINS, from the coding sequence ATGAATATTGCAGTATTTTGTTCAGCAAACAATAACATTGACCCCGACTACTTCCGTGCTGCGGAAGAGTTGGGTCAATGGATTGGAGAAAATGGTCACACCCTTGTCTATGGCGGAGGTAATAGTGGCTTGATGGAATGTATTGGTAAGGCAGTACATGAAGCAGGCGGACGCACCATTGGTGTTATCCCTCGTATCATGGAAGAAGGGCGTCGGATGAGCGACTATGTAGATATAGAAATCCCATGTGAGGATCTCTCTGATCGTAAAACCATCATGATGGAACGCTCTGACGAGTTCTATGCCTTGCCAGGTGGTATAGGTACAATTGATGAAGTCTTTACAGTTGCAGCGGCAGCTACTATAGGTTATCATCGAAAGAAGGTCACACTTCTCAATGTAAAAGGCTTCTGGGATAGTATGATTGCCCTATTAAATGACCACCAACAAAAAGGAATGATTCGTGGTAAATTCCAAGATTTTATAGAGGTAAAGGACATAAAGGACATTAATTCATAA
- a CDS encoding FprA family A-type flavoprotein has product MIEIADKVYYVGVNDRNKNLFEGLWPLPHGVSYNSYLIVDEKVCLIDTVEVDFFTQFIENLHEVLGDRQIDYLVINHMEPDHSGSLALFRKYYPNIQVLGNKKTFDMLSGFYGVKENTIEVKNGEELSLGKHTLQFFMTPMVHWPETMMTLCKGEVNHLFTGDAFGCFGALNGGLIDQDIDTDWCWLEMVRYYSNIVGKYGIPVQNALKKLAGVHFDYICSTHGPVWHKYIDKVVGLYDRMSKYETDPGLVICYGTMYGNTERMAEQIARSASLAGVKNIRLYNVSKTHHSYILQDIFRFRGLIVGAPTYNAGLYHEMDVLLQEVANRDIKNHLIGWFGSYSWASKAVAAIGEWNENHLHFEKVGEPVEMKQALTPEIKEECYRLGREMAAKLLGE; this is encoded by the coding sequence ATGATAGAAATTGCTGATAAAGTTTATTACGTTGGAGTTAACGACCGTAATAAGAACCTCTTTGAGGGATTATGGCCATTGCCACATGGCGTAAGCTACAATTCTTATCTTATAGTCGATGAGAAAGTTTGCCTTATTGATACAGTTGAAGTAGATTTCTTCACACAGTTTATAGAGAATCTGCATGAGGTATTGGGTGACCGACAGATTGATTACTTAGTCATCAACCACATGGAGCCTGACCATTCTGGTTCGCTTGCTTTATTCCGGAAATATTATCCTAACATCCAAGTTCTTGGAAACAAGAAGACCTTTGACATGTTGTCTGGTTTCTATGGCGTAAAGGAAAATACGATAGAGGTAAAGAATGGCGAAGAATTGAGTCTGGGTAAGCACACCTTACAATTCTTTATGACCCCAATGGTTCACTGGCCAGAAACGATGATGACACTTTGCAAAGGCGAGGTGAATCATTTGTTTACAGGCGATGCTTTCGGCTGTTTTGGTGCATTAAATGGTGGTCTCATCGATCAGGATATTGACACAGACTGGTGCTGGTTGGAGATGGTTCGCTACTATTCTAACATCGTTGGAAAGTATGGCATACCTGTTCAGAACGCATTGAAAAAGCTTGCTGGTGTACACTTCGATTACATCTGCTCAACTCATGGACCAGTATGGCATAAGTATATTGACAAGGTTGTTGGACTTTATGACCGTATGTCAAAGTACGAGACAGACCCAGGTTTGGTTATTTGCTATGGTACAATGTATGGCAACACAGAACGTATGGCGGAACAGATTGCTCGTTCTGCATCACTTGCTGGCGTTAAGAATATTCGTTTATACAACGTCTCTAAAACACATCACAGCTACATTCTTCAGGACATCTTCCGCTTCCGTGGCTTAATCGTTGGTGCTCCTACCTATAACGCAGGTCTCTATCATGAGATGGATGTACTCTTGCAGGAGGTTGCCAACCGCGACATCAAGAACCACCTTATCGGCTGGTTTGGTTCTTACTCATGGGCTTCAAAGGCTGTTGCAGCCATCGGCGAGTGGAATGAGAACCACTTACACTTTGAAAAGGTGGGTGAGCCAGTAGAGATGAAGCAGGCACTCACCCCCGAGATTAAGGAAGAGTGCTACCGTTTAGGACGTGAAATGGCTGCTAAACTCTTAGGAGAATAA